In Eschrichtius robustus isolate mEscRob2 chromosome 11, mEscRob2.pri, whole genome shotgun sequence, the following proteins share a genomic window:
- the RPS6KB2 gene encoding ribosomal protein S6 kinase beta-2 isoform X1 — translation MAAVFDLDLETEEGSEGEGEPEFSPAAPSPSPASPFPALASPPQSWPIACQLPFLTICTPGPSSPACGEGAWHLPCLLPLGFSQDVCPLAELRAAGLEPVGHYEEVELTESSVNPGPERIGPHCFELLRVLGKGNYGKVFQVRKVQGTNVGRIYAMKVLRKAKIVRNAKDTAHTRAERNILESVKHPFIVELAYAFQTGGKLYLILECLSGGELFTHLEREGIFLEDTACFYLSEITLALGHLHSQGIIYRDLKPENIMLNSQGHIKLTDFGLCKESIHEGAVTHTFCGTIEYMAPEILVRSGHNRAVDWWSLGALMYDMLTGSPPFTAENRKKTMDKIIRGKLELPAYLTPDARDLVKKFLKRNPSQRIGGGPGDAADVQRHPFFRHVNWDDLLARRVDPPLRPSLQSEEDVSQFDSHFTRQTPVDSPDDTALSESANQAFLGFTYVAPSVLDSIKEGFSFQPKLRSPRRLNSSPWTPISPLKFSPFEGFRPSPGPPEPPEPPLPPLLLPPLPPPPPSSTAPLPIRPPSGTKKSKKGRGRPGR, via the exons ATGGCGGCGGTGTTTGACCTGGACCTGGAGACGGAGGAAGGCAGCGAGGGCGAGGGCGAGCCAGAGTTCAGCCCCGCG gcccccagcccttcccctgCGTCTCCCTTTCCTGCCCTCGCCTCTCCTCCCCAGTCCTGGCCCATCGCCTGCCAGCTCCCGTTCCTCACCATCTGCACGCCTGGGCCAAGCAGTCCAGCTTGCGGGGAGGGAGCCTGGCACCTCCCTTGCCTCTTACCCCTCGGTTTCTCACAGGACGTGTGTCCCCTTGCCGAGTTGAGGGCGGCTGGCCTGGA GCCTGTGGGACACTATGAGGAGGTGGAGCTGACTGAGAGCAGTGTGAACCCGGGCCCTGAGCGCATCGGGCCCCACTGCTTTGAGCTGCTGCGTGTGCTGGGCAAGGGGAACTATGGCAAG GTGTTCCAGGTGCGAAAGGTGCAGGGCACCAATGTGGGCAGAATATATGCCATGAAAGTCCTGAGGAAG GCCAAAATTGTGCGCAACGCCAAGGACACGGCGCACACGCGGGCTGAGCGGAACATTCTAGAGTCAGTGAAGCACCCCTTCATTGTGGAACTGGCCTATGCCTTCCAGACTGGCGGCAAACTCTACCTCATCCTGGAGTGCCTCAGTG GCGGCGAGCTCTTCACACATCTGGAGCGAGAGGGCATCTTCCTGGAAGACACGGCCTG TTTCTACCTGTCAGAGATCACACTGGCCCTGGGCCATCTCCACTCCCAAGGCATCATCTACCGGGATCTCAAACCTGAGAACATCATGCTCAACAGCCAGG gtcacatcaaacTGACGGACTTCGGCCTCTGCAAGGAGTCGATTCACGAGGGTGCCGTCACCCACACCTTCTGCGGCACCATCGAGTACAT GGCCCCTGAGATTCTGGTGCGCAGTGGCCACAACCGGGCGGTGGACTGGTGGAGCTTGGGGGCCCTGATGTACGACATGCTCACTGGATCG CCACCCTTCACTGCAGAGAACCGGAAGAAAACCATGGACAAGATCATCAGAGGGAAGCTGGAGCTGCCCGCCTACCTCACCCCGGATGCCCGGGACCTCGTCAAGAAG TTTCTGAAGCGGAATCCCAGCCAACGTATCGGGGGTGGCCCCGGGGACGCCGCTGATGTGCAG AGGCACCCCTTCTTCCGGCACGTTAATTGGGACGACCTCCTGGCCCGCCGCGTGGACCCCCCTCTCCGGCCCTCCCTG CAGTCGGAGGAGGACGTGAGCCAGTTTGACTCCCACTTCACGAGGCAGACGCCGGTGGACAGTCCAGACGACACGGCCCTCAGTGAGAGCGCCAACCAGGCCTTCCTG GGCTTCACGTACGTGGCGCCCTCCGTCCTGGACAGCATCAAGGAGGGCTTCTCCTTCCAGCCCAAGCTGCGCTCCCCCAGGCGCCTCAACAGCAGCCCCTGGACCCCCATCAG CCCCCTGAAGTTCTCGCCCTTTGAGGGATTCCGGCCCAGCCCCGGCCCACCAGAGCCCCCGGAGCCCCCTCTACCCCCTCTCCTGCTGCCGCCGCTGCCACCACCACCGCCCTCGAgcactgcccccctccccatccGACCCCCCTCAGGGACCAAGAAGTCCAAGAAAGGCCGTGGGCGCCCCGGGCGCTAA
- the RPS6KB2 gene encoding ribosomal protein S6 kinase beta-2 isoform X2, whose amino-acid sequence MAAVFDLDLETEEGSEGEGEPEFSPADVCPLAELRAAGLEPVGHYEEVELTESSVNPGPERIGPHCFELLRVLGKGNYGKVFQVRKVQGTNVGRIYAMKVLRKAKIVRNAKDTAHTRAERNILESVKHPFIVELAYAFQTGGKLYLILECLSGGELFTHLEREGIFLEDTACFYLSEITLALGHLHSQGIIYRDLKPENIMLNSQGHIKLTDFGLCKESIHEGAVTHTFCGTIEYMAPEILVRSGHNRAVDWWSLGALMYDMLTGSPPFTAENRKKTMDKIIRGKLELPAYLTPDARDLVKKFLKRNPSQRIGGGPGDAADVQRHPFFRHVNWDDLLARRVDPPLRPSLQSEEDVSQFDSHFTRQTPVDSPDDTALSESANQAFLGFTYVAPSVLDSIKEGFSFQPKLRSPRRLNSSPWTPISPLKFSPFEGFRPSPGPPEPPEPPLPPLLLPPLPPPPPSSTAPLPIRPPSGTKKSKKGRGRPGR is encoded by the exons ATGGCGGCGGTGTTTGACCTGGACCTGGAGACGGAGGAAGGCAGCGAGGGCGAGGGCGAGCCAGAGTTCAGCCCCGCG GACGTGTGTCCCCTTGCCGAGTTGAGGGCGGCTGGCCTGGA GCCTGTGGGACACTATGAGGAGGTGGAGCTGACTGAGAGCAGTGTGAACCCGGGCCCTGAGCGCATCGGGCCCCACTGCTTTGAGCTGCTGCGTGTGCTGGGCAAGGGGAACTATGGCAAG GTGTTCCAGGTGCGAAAGGTGCAGGGCACCAATGTGGGCAGAATATATGCCATGAAAGTCCTGAGGAAG GCCAAAATTGTGCGCAACGCCAAGGACACGGCGCACACGCGGGCTGAGCGGAACATTCTAGAGTCAGTGAAGCACCCCTTCATTGTGGAACTGGCCTATGCCTTCCAGACTGGCGGCAAACTCTACCTCATCCTGGAGTGCCTCAGTG GCGGCGAGCTCTTCACACATCTGGAGCGAGAGGGCATCTTCCTGGAAGACACGGCCTG TTTCTACCTGTCAGAGATCACACTGGCCCTGGGCCATCTCCACTCCCAAGGCATCATCTACCGGGATCTCAAACCTGAGAACATCATGCTCAACAGCCAGG gtcacatcaaacTGACGGACTTCGGCCTCTGCAAGGAGTCGATTCACGAGGGTGCCGTCACCCACACCTTCTGCGGCACCATCGAGTACAT GGCCCCTGAGATTCTGGTGCGCAGTGGCCACAACCGGGCGGTGGACTGGTGGAGCTTGGGGGCCCTGATGTACGACATGCTCACTGGATCG CCACCCTTCACTGCAGAGAACCGGAAGAAAACCATGGACAAGATCATCAGAGGGAAGCTGGAGCTGCCCGCCTACCTCACCCCGGATGCCCGGGACCTCGTCAAGAAG TTTCTGAAGCGGAATCCCAGCCAACGTATCGGGGGTGGCCCCGGGGACGCCGCTGATGTGCAG AGGCACCCCTTCTTCCGGCACGTTAATTGGGACGACCTCCTGGCCCGCCGCGTGGACCCCCCTCTCCGGCCCTCCCTG CAGTCGGAGGAGGACGTGAGCCAGTTTGACTCCCACTTCACGAGGCAGACGCCGGTGGACAGTCCAGACGACACGGCCCTCAGTGAGAGCGCCAACCAGGCCTTCCTG GGCTTCACGTACGTGGCGCCCTCCGTCCTGGACAGCATCAAGGAGGGCTTCTCCTTCCAGCCCAAGCTGCGCTCCCCCAGGCGCCTCAACAGCAGCCCCTGGACCCCCATCAG CCCCCTGAAGTTCTCGCCCTTTGAGGGATTCCGGCCCAGCCCCGGCCCACCAGAGCCCCCGGAGCCCCCTCTACCCCCTCTCCTGCTGCCGCCGCTGCCACCACCACCGCCCTCGAgcactgcccccctccccatccGACCCCCCTCAGGGACCAAGAAGTCCAAGAAAGGCCGTGGGCGCCCCGGGCGCTAA
- the RPS6KB2 gene encoding ribosomal protein S6 kinase beta-2 isoform X3, translating into MAAVFDLDLETEEGSEGEGEPEFSPADVCPLAELRAAGLEPVGHYEEVELTESSVNPGPERIGPHCFELLRVLGKGNYGKVFQVRKVQGTNVGRIYAMKVLRKAKIVRNAKDTAHTRAERNILESVKHPFIVELAYAFQTGGKLYLILECLSGGELFTHLEREGIFLEDTACFYLSEITLALGHLHSQGIIYRDLKPENIMLNSQGHIKLTDFGLCKESIHEGAVTHTFCGTIEYMAPEILVRSGHNRAVDWWSLGALMYDMLTGSPPFTAENRKKTMDKIIRGKLELPAYLTPDARDLVKKFLKRNPSQRIGGGPGDAADVQRHPFFRHVNWDDLLARRVDPPLRPSLSEEDVSQFDSHFTRQTPVDSPDDTALSESANQAFLGFTYVAPSVLDSIKEGFSFQPKLRSPRRLNSSPWTPISPLKFSPFEGFRPSPGPPEPPEPPLPPLLLPPLPPPPPSSTAPLPIRPPSGTKKSKKGRGRPGR; encoded by the exons ATGGCGGCGGTGTTTGACCTGGACCTGGAGACGGAGGAAGGCAGCGAGGGCGAGGGCGAGCCAGAGTTCAGCCCCGCG GACGTGTGTCCCCTTGCCGAGTTGAGGGCGGCTGGCCTGGA GCCTGTGGGACACTATGAGGAGGTGGAGCTGACTGAGAGCAGTGTGAACCCGGGCCCTGAGCGCATCGGGCCCCACTGCTTTGAGCTGCTGCGTGTGCTGGGCAAGGGGAACTATGGCAAG GTGTTCCAGGTGCGAAAGGTGCAGGGCACCAATGTGGGCAGAATATATGCCATGAAAGTCCTGAGGAAG GCCAAAATTGTGCGCAACGCCAAGGACACGGCGCACACGCGGGCTGAGCGGAACATTCTAGAGTCAGTGAAGCACCCCTTCATTGTGGAACTGGCCTATGCCTTCCAGACTGGCGGCAAACTCTACCTCATCCTGGAGTGCCTCAGTG GCGGCGAGCTCTTCACACATCTGGAGCGAGAGGGCATCTTCCTGGAAGACACGGCCTG TTTCTACCTGTCAGAGATCACACTGGCCCTGGGCCATCTCCACTCCCAAGGCATCATCTACCGGGATCTCAAACCTGAGAACATCATGCTCAACAGCCAGG gtcacatcaaacTGACGGACTTCGGCCTCTGCAAGGAGTCGATTCACGAGGGTGCCGTCACCCACACCTTCTGCGGCACCATCGAGTACAT GGCCCCTGAGATTCTGGTGCGCAGTGGCCACAACCGGGCGGTGGACTGGTGGAGCTTGGGGGCCCTGATGTACGACATGCTCACTGGATCG CCACCCTTCACTGCAGAGAACCGGAAGAAAACCATGGACAAGATCATCAGAGGGAAGCTGGAGCTGCCCGCCTACCTCACCCCGGATGCCCGGGACCTCGTCAAGAAG TTTCTGAAGCGGAATCCCAGCCAACGTATCGGGGGTGGCCCCGGGGACGCCGCTGATGTGCAG AGGCACCCCTTCTTCCGGCACGTTAATTGGGACGACCTCCTGGCCCGCCGCGTGGACCCCCCTCTCCGGCCCTCCCTG TCGGAGGAGGACGTGAGCCAGTTTGACTCCCACTTCACGAGGCAGACGCCGGTGGACAGTCCAGACGACACGGCCCTCAGTGAGAGCGCCAACCAGGCCTTCCTG GGCTTCACGTACGTGGCGCCCTCCGTCCTGGACAGCATCAAGGAGGGCTTCTCCTTCCAGCCCAAGCTGCGCTCCCCCAGGCGCCTCAACAGCAGCCCCTGGACCCCCATCAG CCCCCTGAAGTTCTCGCCCTTTGAGGGATTCCGGCCCAGCCCCGGCCCACCAGAGCCCCCGGAGCCCCCTCTACCCCCTCTCCTGCTGCCGCCGCTGCCACCACCACCGCCCTCGAgcactgcccccctccccatccGACCCCCCTCAGGGACCAAGAAGTCCAAGAAAGGCCGTGGGCGCCCCGGGCGCTAA
- the PTPRCAP gene encoding protein tyrosine phosphatase receptor type C-associated protein, with protein MDLPCVLGLWALLALPGVLGSGSGAKDSPGSSSSVTVVLLLLLLLLLAAGLALAWRRLSRDSGGYYHPARLGAALWGRTRRLLWASPPGRWLRAELGSPEEDPERQEDEQDAEDDYDLGGGHGEREPQEGAQRGEGPSPQQAPEPAEEAYDEDAEGGLGLGSQGPVGSRGSAEALLSDLHAFAGSAAWDDSSRAAGGQGLHVTAL; from the exons ATG GACCTGCCCTGCGTCCTAGGGCTCTGGGCACTGCTGGCCCTGCCAGGGGTCCTGGGCTCAGGCAGCGGTGCCAAGGACAGCCCGGGCTCCAGCTCCTCGGTCACTGttgtcctgctgctgctgctgctgctgctgctggccgcTGGCCTGGCGCTGGCCTGGCGCCGCCTGAGCCGGGACTCGGGGGGCTACTaccacccggcccgcctgggcgCCGCGCTGTGGGGCCGCACTCGCCGCCTGCTCTGGGCCAGCCCGCCAGGCCGCTGGCTCCGGGCTGAGCTGGGGTCGCCAGAGGAGGACCCGGAGCGGCAGGAGGACGAGCAGGACGCGGAAGATGACTACGACCTGGGTGGTGGCCACGGGGAGCGTGAACCCCAGGAAGGGGCGCAGCGTGGAGAGGGGCCCAGCCCACAGCAGGCCCCAGAGCCGGCCGAGGAAGCCTATGACGAGGACGCCGAAGGGGGCCTGGGCCTCGGCTCCCAGGGGCCGGTGGGCTCAAGGGGCAGCGCCGAGGCCCTGCTGAGTGACCTGCATGCCTTCGCTGGCAGCGCGGCCTGGGACGACAGCAGTAGGGCAGCTGGGGGCCAGGGCCTCCACGTCACCGCACTGTAG
- the CORO1B gene encoding coronin-1B, with protein sequence MFRKVVRQSKFRHVFGQPVKNDQCYEDIRVSRVTWDSTFCAVNPKFLAVIVEASGGGAFLVLPLSKTGRIDKAYPTVCGHTGPVLDIDWCPHNDEVIASGSEDCTVMVWQIPENGLVSPLTEPVVALEGHTKRVGIITWHPTARNVLLSAGCDNVVLIWNVGTAEELYRLDSLHPDLVYNVSWNRNGSLFCTACKDKSVRIIDPRRGTLVAEREKAHEGARPMRAIFLADGKVFTTGFSRMSERQLALWDPENFGEPMALQELDSSNGALLPFYDPDTSVVYVCGKGDSSIRYFEITDEPPYIHFLNTFTSKEPQRGMGSMPKRGLEVSKCEIARFYKLHERKCEPIVMTVPRKSDLFQDDLYPDTAGPEAALEAEEWVSGRDANPILISLREAYVPSKQRDLKVNRRNVLSDSRPAAAPGSPRPGASTPAAFTSIAAPGGSLAGAGEAGKLEEVMQELRALRALVKEQGERICRLEEQLGRMENGDA encoded by the exons ATGTTCCGCAAAGTGGTTCGGCAGAGCAAATTCCGACATGTGTTCGGGCAGCCTGTCAAGAATGACCAGTGCTACGAGGACATTCGAGTGTCCCGTGTCACCTGGGACAGCACCTTCTGCGCCGTCAACCCCAAGTTCCTGGCAGTGATTGTGGAGGCCAGTGGTGGAGGCGCCTTCCTGGTGCTCCCGCTAAGCAAG ACCGGCCGCATTGACAAGGCCTACCCGACAGTGTGCGgacacacaggacctgtcctggACATTGACTGGTGTCCCCACAATGACGAAGTCATCGCCAGCGGCTCGGAGGACTGCACGGTCATG gtgtGGCAGATCCCGGAGAACGGGCTGGTCTCCCCGCTGACAGAGCCCGTGGTGGCGCTAGAGGGGCACACCAAGCGAGTGGGCATCATCACCTGGCACCCGACGGCCCGCAACGTGCTGCTCAGCGCAG GCTGCGACAACGTGGTGCTCATCTGGAACGTGGGCACGGCGGAGGAGCTGTACCGCCTGGACAGCCTGCACCCCGACCTCGTCTACAACGTCAGCTGGAACCGCAACGGCAGTCTCTTCTGCACCGCGTGCAAGGACAAGAGCGTGCGCATCATTGACCCCCGCCGGGGAACTCTGGTGGCG GAGCGGGAGAAGGCTCACGAGGGGGCCCGGCCCATGCGGGCCATCTTCCTGGCAGACGGCAAGGTGTTCACCACGGGCTTCAGCCGCATGAGCGAGCGGCAGCTGGCGCTCTGGGACCCA GAGAACTTCGGGGAGCCCATGGCCCTGCAGGAGCTGGACTCTAGCAACGGGGCTCTGTTGCCCTTCTACGACCCTGACACCAGCGTGGTCTACGTCTGCGGCAAG GGTGACTCCAGCATCCGGTACTTTGAGATCACAGACGAGCCCCCCTACATCCACTTCCTGAACACGTTCACCAGCAAAGAGCCCCAGAGGGGCATGGGCAGCATGCCCAAGAGGGGCTTGGAGGTCAGCAAGTGCGAGATTGCCCG GTTCTACAAACTGCATGAGCGCAAGTGTGAGCCCATTGTCATGACTGTGCCACGAAAG tCGGACCTCTTCCAGGATGATCTGTACCCCGACACGGCTGGGCCTGAGGCGGCCCTGGAGGCAGAGGAGTGGGTGAGCGGGCGGGATGCCAACCCCATCCTCATCTCCCTGCGGGAAGCCTACGTGCCCAGCAAACAGCGGGACCTGAAGGTCAACCGGCGCAACGTGTTATCAGACAGCCGGCCCGCCGCGGCCCCTGGCTCCCCCCGCCCGGGGGCCTCCACGCCTGCTGCCTTCACCAGTATTGCCGCCCCTGGCGGCAGCCTTGCCGGAGCCGGG GAGGCTGGGAAGCTGGAGGAGGTGATGCAGGAGCTGCGAGCACTGAGAGCGCTGGTCAAGGAGCAGGGGGAACGCATCTGCCGCCTGGAGGAGCAGCTCGGCCGCATGGAAAATGGAGACGCCTAG